The following proteins are encoded in a genomic region of Ornithodoros turicata isolate Travis chromosome 6, ASM3712646v1, whole genome shotgun sequence:
- the LOC135398091 gene encoding D-dopachrome decarboxylase-like: MPLCTLKTNLVASLIPKDFHLKFVKYIASLLKKDIEKITLVVEPGVEISRAGSLDPNCYLSIQSINVFNAEKNKEYGPSLRSFIAENLPLQPNRIVITLLDLKATDLV, translated from the exons ATGCCTCTGTGTACGTTGAAAACAAATCTGGTCGCCAGCCTAATCCCGAAGGATTTTCACTTAAAGTTCGTCAAGTACATCGCTTCGTTGCTCAAAAAGGATATCGAG AAGATTACGCTTGTCGTGGAACCCGGAGTGGAAATTTCCAGAGCGGGTTCGCTGGATCCGAACTGTTATCTCTCCATCCAGTCCATCAACGTGTTCAACGCTGAGAAGAACAAAGAGTATGGACCCTCCTTACGGAGTTTCATTGCCGAGAATCTACCACTCCAACCGAACAG GATCGTGATTACCTTGCTGGATCTAAAGGCAACGGACCTGGTTTAA